The following proteins come from a genomic window of Sorghum bicolor cultivar BTx623 chromosome 3, Sorghum_bicolor_NCBIv3, whole genome shotgun sequence:
- the LOC8055276 gene encoding histone-lysine N-methyltransferase, H3 lysine-9 specific SUVH1, whose translation MNRPSNFMPTPEQDVLDVKPLRTLAPMFPAPLGVNTFNQSTTPPLVFVTPAGQFQGGFDAWSNSAAKSFFAFGGEDASGGKAHKFGDQNTGGGKAPTFGDQDAFGSQNIATGVQDAAGGQTATDWTSDVSANPNGPIDATPISAYRSTQPNVISLDDDDDDDDDDDEPYAAKKTSASGRKIKRPSHLSGYSVSDGLVSDSSNSMKVKRPKSSHKKAVADSEHALLPPSDDPRETVEAVLMTFEALRRRHLQLDEAQETNKRADLKASAIMMSKNIRANSGKRIGAVPGVEIGDIFYFRMELCIIGLHAPSMAGIDYMTAKFGDEDDSVAICIVAAGVYDNNDDDTDVLVYSGSGGNSKNSEERHDQKLERGNLALERSLSRKNVIRVVRGYKDPGCLSGKVYIYDGLYRIHESWKEKTKSGIFCFKYKLLREPGQPDGVAIWKMSQKWVENPITRGSVLHSDLSSGAENLPVFLVNDIDSDKGPHHFTYTTRVKHLKPLSSVKPLEACRCLSVCLPGDANCCCAQRNGGSLPYSSSGLLVCRKNMVYECGESCRCSFNCRNRVTQKGVRIHFEVFKTGNRGWGLRSWDAIRAGSFICEYVGEVIDDAKIDLSDIEDDYIFQTLCPGESTLKWNFGPELIGEQSTDISADTFETLPIKISAKRMGNISRFMNHSCAPNVFWQPVQFDNEDDHSPHIMFFALKHIPPMTELTYDYGDIGADSSARSPRAKNCLCGSSNCRGFFI comes from the coding sequence ATGAACCGTCCATCGAATTTCATGCCTACTCCTGAACAGGATGTTCTGGATGTCAAGCCCTTGAGGACATTGGCTCCAATGTTCCCTGCACCCCTCGGTGTCAATACATTTAACCAGTCAACCACGCCACCATTGGTATTCGTCACTCCTGCTGGACAATTTCAAGGGGGTTTTGATGCTTGGAGCAATTCTGCTGCTAAATCATTTTTCGCTTTCGGCGGTGAGGATGCTAGTGGAGGGAAGGCTCACAAATTTGGTGATCAGAATACTGGTGGTGGCAAGGCTCCCACTTTTGGTGATCAGGATGCTTTTGGTAGCCAGAATATCGCCACTGGTGTGCAGGATGCTGCTGGAGGCCAGACTGCAACAGATTGGACGTCAGATGTGAGTGCCAATCCTAATGGCCCAATTGACGCCACCCCCATTTCAGCTTACAGGTCAACACAGCCTAATGTTATATCactggatgatgatgatgatgacgacgacgacgacgatgagcctTATGCTGCTAAAAAGACATCAGCATCTGGACGCAAGATCAAGAGGCCATCCCATCTCAGCGGATACAGTGTGAGCGATGGTTTGGTAAGTGACAGCTCCAACAGCATGAAGGTTAAGCGCCCCAAATCCTCTCACAAGAAAGCTGTTGCTGACAGTGAGCATGCCTTGCTTCCTCCATCTGATGATCCTAGGGAAACTGTGGAGGCAGTTCTCATGACCTTCGAGGCATTGCGGCGTAGGCATCTCCAATTGGATGAGGCACAAGAGACTAACAAACGTGCAGACCTGAAGGCTAGTGCCATCATGATGTCCAAGAATATCAGGGCCAACTCTGGGAAGAGGATAGGGGCTGTTCCTGGAGTTGAAATAGGGGacattttctacttcaggatgGAGCTATGTATTATCGGACTTCATGCTCCTAGCATGGCCGGAATTGACTATATGACTGCCAAGTTTGGTGATGAGGATGATTCTGTTGCAATATGTATTGTTGCTGCAGGTGTTTATGACAACAATGATGATGATACAGATGTACTGGTTTACAGCGGTTCAGGGGGTAATAGCAAGAACAGTGAGGAGAGGCATGACCAGAAGCTTGAGAGGGGTAACCTGGCTCTTGAAAGGAGCTTGTCCAGAAAGAATGTAATCCGTGTGGTTCGGGGCTATAAGGATCCAGGTTGCTTGTCTGGGAAGGTTTATATTTATGATGGCCTCTACAGGATTCACGAGTCATGGAAGGAGAAAACGAAGAGTGGAATATTTTGTTTCAAGTACAAGCTGCTGCGGGAGCCAGGACAACCTGATGGGGTTGCAATCTGGAAGATGTCCCAGAAATGGGTAGAGAATCCAATAACTAGAGGCAGTGTTTTACATTCTGATCTATCATCTGGTGCAGAAAATCTCCCGGTGTTTCTTGTTAATGACATTGACAGTGATAAAGGGCCACACCATTTCACCTATACCACTCGGGTCAAACACTTGAAACCACTCAGTTCTGTGAAACCTTTAGAGGCTTGCAGATGCCTTAGTGTTTGTCTGCCTGGTGATGCCAACTGCTGTTGTGCACAGCGTAATGGAGGCAGCTTACCTTACAGCTCATCAGGATTGCTTGTATGCCGCAAGAATATGGTTTATGAATGCGGTGAATCCTGTCGGTGTTCTTTCAATTGCCGTAACAGAGTGACTCAGAAAGGAGTTAGGATCCACTTTGAGGTCTTTAAAACTGGAAATCGAGGCTGGGGTCTTCGTTCATGGGACGCTATACGGGCTGGTTCATTTATATGCGAGTATGTTGGTGAGGTTATTGATGatgctaaaattgatttgagtgaTATTGAAGATGATTATATATTTCAGACGTTGTGCCCTGGTGAGAGTACATTAAAATGGAATTTTGGACCTGAGTTGATAGGGGAGCAAAGCACAGATATTTCAGCTGATACTTTTGAAACTCTACCCATTAAGATAAGTGCTAAAAGAATGGGAAACATCTCACGTTTCATGAACCATAGTTGTGCTCCTAATGTCTTTTGGCAGCCAGTTCAGTTTGACAATGAAGATGATCATAGCCCACATATCATGTTCTTTGCTTTGAAGCATATTCCTCCCATGACAGAGTTGACTTATGACTATGGTGACATTGGAGCTGATTCTAGTGCACGGTCTCCTAGAGCAAAGAACTGCCTTTGTGGATCCTCAAATTGTCGGGGATTCTTTATCTGA